A stretch of [Clostridium] scindens DNA encodes these proteins:
- the nuoF gene encoding NADH-quinone oxidoreductase subunit NuoF has protein sequence MQRIENVENLRQVRENAKETIQKSKCRILICAGTGCLAGGSGQIYEKMCELAGDSQDVEIEFGAEIAHGTVDVKKSGCHGFCEMGPLMRIEPMGILYTKVSVEDCEAIYERTIKRGDIIRHLLYKQDGLEYQRQEEIPFYKKQTRHVLENCGHIDAEHIEEYIAHGGYEAISKALFEMKPEEVVKEVLDSNLRGRGGGGFQTGYKWSQVARQKEKTRYVVCNGDEGDPGAFMDRSIMEGDPHKMIEGMMIAAYAVGAQEGYIYVRAEYPLAISRLRLAIEQAEERGLLGENILGSGFSFRLHINRGAGAFVCGEGSALTASIEGNRGMPRVKPPRTVEQGLFGKPTVLNNVETFANVPMIITRGADWFKTLGPENSPGTKAFALTGSVKNTGLIEVPMGTTLREVIYDIGGGIKGDGEFKAVQIGGPSGGCLITQHLDVQLDFDSLKKMGAMIGSGGLVVMDNHTCMVEVARFFMNFTQNESCGKCVPCREGTKRMLEILERIVQGNGEVKDLDTLDELARTITDTALCGLGKSAALPVMSTLKLFRDEYLEHVVDKKCAAHVCTALRRFVISPERCKGCSKCARNCPAGAISGKIKEPFVIDDSRCIKCGACESACAFGAIHIEA, from the coding sequence ATGCAGAGGATAGAGAACGTAGAAAATCTGAGACAGGTCAGGGAGAATGCCAAAGAGACCATCCAAAAAAGCAAATGCAGGATTTTGATTTGCGCGGGTACAGGCTGTCTGGCCGGAGGATCAGGACAGATCTATGAGAAGATGTGCGAGCTGGCGGGAGACAGCCAGGACGTGGAGATAGAATTTGGAGCGGAGATCGCCCATGGCACGGTGGACGTAAAAAAGAGCGGCTGCCATGGCTTCTGCGAAATGGGTCCGCTGATGCGGATCGAGCCTATGGGGATCCTGTATACAAAGGTTTCCGTAGAAGACTGCGAGGCAATCTATGAGCGGACTATTAAACGGGGAGACATTATCAGGCATCTGCTGTATAAGCAAGACGGGCTTGAGTACCAGAGGCAGGAAGAGATTCCCTTTTATAAGAAGCAGACCAGACATGTGCTGGAAAACTGTGGCCACATAGACGCGGAACATATTGAAGAATACATAGCCCACGGCGGATACGAAGCAATCAGCAAAGCGCTGTTTGAGATGAAGCCGGAAGAGGTCGTGAAAGAGGTGCTGGATTCCAACCTAAGAGGCCGGGGAGGCGGCGGATTCCAGACCGGATATAAGTGGAGCCAGGTAGCCAGGCAGAAGGAAAAGACCAGGTACGTGGTCTGCAATGGCGATGAGGGGGATCCGGGCGCATTTATGGATCGAAGCATCATGGAAGGCGATCCTCATAAGATGATAGAAGGCATGATGATTGCGGCCTATGCGGTGGGCGCGCAGGAAGGATATATCTATGTCCGCGCCGAGTATCCGCTGGCTATCAGCCGGTTGAGGCTTGCCATCGAGCAGGCGGAAGAAAGAGGGCTTCTGGGAGAAAATATCCTCGGATCGGGCTTTTCTTTCCGGCTTCATATTAACCGTGGGGCAGGCGCGTTCGTCTGTGGAGAGGGAAGCGCGCTTACGGCGTCCATAGAAGGAAACCGGGGGATGCCAAGAGTAAAGCCGCCCCGTACTGTAGAGCAGGGATTGTTTGGCAAGCCAACGGTACTCAATAACGTGGAGACGTTTGCCAATGTTCCGATGATCATCACAAGAGGCGCGGACTGGTTCAAGACGCTGGGGCCTGAGAACAGTCCTGGCACCAAGGCATTTGCCCTTACCGGAAGCGTGAAGAACACCGGACTTATCGAGGTCCCGATGGGGACGACACTTCGGGAGGTTATCTATGATATTGGCGGAGGTATCAAGGGAGACGGCGAGTTCAAGGCGGTACAGATCGGCGGCCCTTCCGGCGGCTGTCTGATCACCCAGCACCTGGATGTGCAGCTGGACTTCGACTCGCTTAAGAAAATGGGCGCCATGATTGGCTCCGGCGGGCTGGTTGTCATGGACAATCATACCTGCATGGTAGAAGTGGCCCGTTTCTTCATGAACTTTACTCAGAATGAAAGTTGTGGAAAATGTGTACCATGCCGGGAGGGAACCAAGCGGATGCTGGAGATTCTGGAACGGATCGTACAAGGGAATGGGGAAGTAAAGGATCTGGATACGCTGGATGAACTGGCGAGAACCATTACCGATACGGCGCTGTGCGGACTTGGAAAGAGCGCGGCCCTTCCGGTTATGAGTACGCTTAAGCTGTTCCGGGACGAGTATCTGGAGCATGTGGTGGATAAGAAATGCGCGGCCCACGTATGTACGGCCCTTCGAAGATTCGTTATCAGCCCGGAGCGGTGCAAAGGCTGTTCCAAATGCGCAAGGAACTGCCCGGCCGGCGCCATCAGCGGGAAGATCAAAGAGCCGTTTGTGATCGACGATTCAAGATGCATCAAGTGCGGTGCCTGCGAGAGCGCCTGCGCGTTCGGCGCGATCCATATAGAAGCATAG
- a CDS encoding complex I 24 kDa subunit family protein, whose translation MLEQSYYDKADEVIASHGLDQASLIPIIQDIQSEYRYLPPELLGYVAKKLGITEAKAYSVATFYENFSFEPKGKYVIKVCDGTACHVRKSIPILERLYSELGLSKEKVTTDDMLFTLETVSCLGACGLAPVLTVNDKVYPAMTPDAAAELIRELRGA comes from the coding sequence ATGTTAGAACAAAGTTATTATGATAAGGCAGACGAAGTTATTGCTTCCCATGGCCTGGATCAGGCATCCTTAATCCCTATCATCCAGGATATCCAGAGCGAATACCGGTATCTGCCGCCGGAATTATTAGGCTATGTGGCAAAAAAACTTGGCATTACGGAAGCAAAAGCGTACAGTGTGGCTACATTCTATGAAAACTTCTCGTTTGAGCCCAAGGGGAAATATGTGATCAAGGTGTGTGACGGGACGGCCTGCCATGTAAGGAAGTCCATACCAATCCTGGAGCGTCTTTACAGCGAGCTGGGGCTTTCCAAGGAAAAGGTGACGACAGACGATATGCTGTTTACTTTGGAGACGGTCTCCTGTCTGGGAGCCTGCGGGCTGGCGCCGGTCCTGACGGTGAATGACAAAGTATACCCGGCCATGACGCCGGACGCGGCAGCCGAATTGATTCGTGAACTGAGAGGAGCGTAG
- a CDS encoding ornithine cyclodeaminase family protein — MLLLSREDIKKVFTMKDAIEADKKAFQLVVEGKCDAPLRTNIQAPKHEGCFLFMPAYVEEMDTASLKIINIFPHNIDNGIPSSPAQVLLIDGKTGIVIAVLDGTYVTQLRTGAASGAAFDVLARKDARIGALIGTGGQAATQLEAMLAARDIKEVRVFDLNYDRTKEFADRMQEELASYGAKIVAAKTSDEAVEGADLLITVTPSSKPVFDASKVKEGATISCVGAYQPHMQEMDPAILTRASKIYFDSKEAVLSESGDILIPLEQGTITEEDFTGDLGNVIKGDLVGRENEEEIIVFETVGVATQDLVAARTIYDKAVEAGVGIEWN; from the coding sequence ATGTTATTGCTTAGCAGAGAAGATATTAAGAAGGTATTTACAATGAAGGATGCCATCGAGGCAGATAAAAAGGCGTTCCAGCTGGTGGTGGAAGGCAAATGCGATGCGCCGCTTCGCACCAATATCCAGGCGCCAAAGCATGAGGGATGCTTCTTGTTCATGCCTGCATATGTAGAAGAAATGGACACGGCTTCCTTAAAGATCATCAACATATTTCCACATAATATAGACAACGGGATTCCGTCTTCACCGGCTCAGGTACTACTGATTGACGGAAAGACCGGAATCGTGATCGCAGTGCTGGACGGAACCTATGTAACACAGCTTCGGACCGGAGCAGCTTCCGGAGCGGCATTCGATGTGCTGGCAAGGAAAGATGCCAGAATCGGCGCGCTCATCGGAACCGGCGGCCAGGCAGCCACCCAGCTGGAGGCAATGCTTGCAGCCAGGGATATCAAGGAAGTCAGGGTATTCGACCTGAACTACGACAGGACAAAGGAATTCGCAGATCGGATGCAGGAAGAACTGGCCTCCTATGGAGCGAAGATTGTCGCGGCAAAGACATCCGATGAAGCCGTGGAAGGCGCGGATCTGCTGATTACGGTTACGCCGTCTTCAAAACCAGTATTCGACGCGTCGAAGGTAAAAGAAGGGGCTACCATCAGCTGTGTCGGCGCATACCAGCCGCATATGCAGGAGATGGATCCCGCAATCCTGACCCGCGCATCCAAGATTTACTTTGACTCCAAAGAAGCGGTACTGTCTGAGTCAGGGGATATCCTGATCCCATTGGAGCAGGGAACAATTACGGAGGAGGACTTCACGGGAGACCTTGGAAACGTAATCAAAGGAGACCTGGTCGGCCGTGAAAACGAGGAAGAAATCATCGTGTTTGAGACGGTTGGCGTTGCTACGCAGGATCTGGTTGCCGCAAGGACGATTTATGATAAGGCGGTGGAAGCCGGAGTAGGAATTGAGTGGAACTAG
- a CDS encoding aconitase X swivel domain-containing protein: MKEIKEFKVLLEGNPSAEALVSQEPLSFWGGVDVASGAVLDIHHDLCGENVTGKVLCLPYDRGSCSGSGVLIEMVKVGTAPAALVCIEAEPVLALGPLIGQMMYGRSIALRTVSKEDYALLKTGAKITFTDDAICIE; this comes from the coding sequence ATGAAGGAGATTAAAGAATTCAAAGTATTATTAGAAGGAAATCCAAGTGCTGAGGCGCTGGTATCCCAGGAGCCGCTAAGTTTCTGGGGAGGCGTTGATGTGGCCAGCGGAGCCGTGCTGGATATTCATCACGACCTATGTGGAGAGAACGTAACCGGAAAAGTGCTCTGCCTGCCTTATGACAGGGGATCCTGCTCTGGCTCAGGGGTGCTCATCGAGATGGTGAAAGTGGGGACTGCCCCGGCTGCCTTGGTCTGTATCGAGGCAGAACCGGTGCTGGCCCTTGGGCCGCTGATCGGCCAGATGATGTATGGCCGCAGCATTGCGCTTAGGACCGTATCCAAGGAGGACTATGCATTACTTAAGACAGGCGCAAAGATAACGTTTACAGATGACGCTATCTGTATTGAATAA
- a CDS encoding aconitase X, protein MKLTEKEERMLKGDMGRGVQCAMEVLVKMGELYGAEEFIEVKNAHIDAAAYTTIWDAGTEFVEFLVENGARVAVPTTINPMSVDRRNWRNLGTSEEFAAKCDRLENAYMKLGVNPTWTCAPYQCTNVPMFGESVAWSESNAVDYVNSVVGARTERLPDLVDVCCAVAGRVPKYGRYLDENRKGELLFELEGFDDAWFQDNVDYAVLGYLAGEIAINRVPVIKGLPQRTTQDNLKSFSAAAASGGAVSLFHVVGITPEAPTLEAAFQGTTDYETIKITPDRMREMRRRLNTGDKEQVDMVLTGCPHLSVDEIGQIAKEIEGKKVCEGTDFWIQTSHPIYELAKIAGYVDVLEAAGAVLVRDSCLMEMEYNGMWTGKHFVTNSGKAAQYAPAINSVKITMADLKGCVKAAVTGKVPEEV, encoded by the coding sequence ATGAAACTGACGGAAAAAGAAGAGCGCATGCTAAAAGGCGATATGGGCCGCGGCGTCCAGTGTGCCATGGAAGTCCTGGTGAAGATGGGAGAACTCTATGGAGCAGAGGAATTTATAGAAGTCAAGAACGCCCATATCGACGCAGCGGCATATACTACGATCTGGGATGCCGGAACGGAATTCGTGGAGTTCCTGGTGGAAAACGGTGCCAGGGTGGCAGTGCCTACAACCATCAACCCAATGTCCGTAGACCGCCGAAACTGGAGGAACCTTGGAACCTCAGAGGAATTTGCCGCAAAATGCGACAGGCTGGAAAACGCATATATGAAACTGGGCGTCAATCCGACTTGGACCTGCGCGCCGTACCAATGCACTAATGTGCCGATGTTTGGAGAAAGCGTGGCCTGGTCGGAATCTAATGCAGTCGACTATGTAAACTCCGTGGTAGGCGCCAGGACAGAGAGACTTCCTGATCTGGTGGACGTCTGCTGCGCAGTTGCCGGACGCGTACCAAAATATGGAAGATATCTGGATGAAAACAGAAAAGGGGAATTGCTCTTTGAATTGGAAGGATTTGATGATGCCTGGTTCCAGGACAATGTGGATTATGCCGTGCTGGGATATCTGGCCGGGGAGATCGCGATCAACCGCGTGCCGGTTATCAAAGGGCTTCCGCAGCGAACCACGCAGGATAACCTGAAGTCCTTTTCCGCAGCGGCAGCATCCGGCGGGGCAGTGTCGCTGTTCCATGTGGTAGGCATTACGCCGGAGGCGCCGACGCTTGAGGCGGCATTTCAGGGAACAACGGACTATGAGACGATCAAGATAACTCCGGATCGCATGCGCGAGATGAGAAGACGACTGAATACCGGAGATAAAGAACAGGTAGATATGGTTCTGACCGGCTGCCCGCATCTATCCGTAGACGAGATTGGCCAGATTGCAAAGGAGATCGAGGGCAAGAAAGTCTGCGAAGGCACAGACTTCTGGATCCAGACCAGCCATCCGATATACGAACTTGCAAAAATAGCGGGATATGTAGATGTGCTGGAGGCTGCCGGCGCAGTACTGGTAAGGGATTCCTGCCTAATGGAGATGGAATACAACGGAATGTGGACCGGAAAGCATTTTGTAACGAATTCTGGAAAAGCAGCGCAGTATGCGCCTGCAATTAATAGCGTGAAGATCACGATGGCAGATTTGAAAGGCTGTGTGAAAGCAGCTGTGACCGGCAAGGTTCCAGAGGAGGTGTAG
- a CDS encoding LysR family transcriptional regulator has product MDTNIQKYMAFIKTIEYGSFTKAAEMLNYSQSGISRMIATLEKEWNVSLLDRSHSGVRLTSDGMMLYQTVQRICSDYENLQMQIDDLNGLHSGLIRIGTFSSVATFWLPNIIDEFQKDYPNIDYEVSLGSYVEIQEWIFEGKIDCGFLLLPTHPDLEATFLETDQLLLVLPEGHPLTRYEKVPIELIKEYPFMLSKVGVDSEVVELLQEYNLEPDVHLTTWDDYAIMAMVEKGLGIGILSGLILKRCPFRVVLKEFEVPAYRRIGVAYRSKKTMSLATKHFLQYLEFRKDNL; this is encoded by the coding sequence ATGGATACCAATATTCAAAAATACATGGCCTTTATTAAGACAATCGAATATGGAAGTTTTACCAAAGCTGCGGAAATGCTGAATTATTCCCAGTCTGGAATTAGCCGGATGATTGCTACTTTAGAAAAAGAATGGAACGTATCCTTGCTGGATAGAAGCCACTCGGGCGTACGCCTGACCTCGGATGGAATGATGCTTTATCAGACCGTACAGAGAATCTGCTCAGACTATGAGAATCTCCAGATGCAGATTGATGATTTGAACGGCCTTCATTCCGGCCTGATCCGTATCGGAACCTTTTCCAGCGTAGCTACATTCTGGCTTCCGAATATCATTGACGAATTTCAGAAAGATTATCCAAATATTGATTATGAAGTGAGTCTTGGAAGTTATGTGGAAATACAGGAATGGATATTTGAAGGGAAGATTGACTGCGGCTTTCTCCTGCTGCCTACGCATCCGGATCTGGAAGCCACATTTCTAGAAACAGACCAGCTGTTGCTGGTACTGCCGGAAGGGCATCCTCTGACCAGGTATGAGAAGGTTCCCATTGAGTTGATCAAAGAATATCCTTTCATGCTGTCTAAAGTAGGGGTCGACTCTGAAGTCGTTGAATTATTGCAAGAGTATAATCTGGAGCCGGATGTTCATCTGACTACCTGGGATGACTATGCGATCATGGCTATGGTGGAAAAAGGCCTGGGCATCGGAATTCTGTCCGGGCTAATCCTAAAGCGCTGCCCATTCCGCGTCGTATTAAAAGAATTTGAAGTACCGGCGTACCGCAGGATTGGCGTTGCTTACCGCAGCAAGAAAACCATGTCCCTTGCAACCAAGCACTTTTTACAATATCTGGAATTCAGAAAAGACAACTTGTAA
- a CDS encoding ornithine cyclodeaminase family protein has translation MMLLLSRKDIESVFTMKETVQAVKDAFTMFSQNKIEVPLRTAIKSQCGGTFLTMPSYAPELECECVKCINHFPMNIGKNIPTLPTQVLLADANTGMFVAMLDGLCVTQLRTGASSGAAFDVLAKKECYKGAMIGTGGQAAAQLEAMLVARQLEEVWIYDMDLNRCRTFVEAMSQKLASYNVKLVPAASSDEAVKDADLLITVTPSLKPVFDGKMVKPGATVSCVGSFAPNMQEMSPEVLSRAAKIYFDSKEAVLSEAGDILIPLKDGIITESDFTGDLGDVILGNVTGRENDEEIIVYKTVGIGAQDLVTSKRIYDKAITNNIGTVWE, from the coding sequence ATGATGCTGCTATTATCAAGGAAAGATATTGAATCAGTGTTTACAATGAAAGAAACTGTCCAAGCTGTAAAAGACGCATTTACAATGTTCTCGCAAAATAAAATAGAAGTTCCATTAAGAACAGCGATTAAAAGCCAGTGTGGCGGTACGTTTTTAACGATGCCGTCTTATGCGCCAGAATTGGAATGTGAATGCGTAAAATGCATCAATCACTTTCCAATGAATATTGGCAAGAATATTCCGACCTTGCCGACGCAAGTATTGCTGGCAGATGCAAATACAGGGATGTTTGTAGCAATGCTGGATGGATTGTGCGTTACGCAGCTTCGGACAGGAGCTTCCTCAGGTGCTGCTTTTGACGTGCTTGCGAAGAAGGAATGCTATAAAGGTGCAATGATAGGGACTGGAGGACAGGCGGCTGCACAATTGGAAGCTATGCTGGTGGCAAGACAATTAGAGGAAGTCTGGATCTATGATATGGATTTGAACCGATGTAGAACGTTTGTGGAGGCAATGAGCCAGAAACTGGCATCTTATAACGTAAAACTAGTGCCGGCCGCATCTTCGGATGAGGCGGTAAAAGATGCGGATCTGCTCATTACGGTCACCCCGTCGCTAAAGCCGGTATTCGATGGCAAAATGGTCAAGCCAGGAGCTACGGTAAGCTGCGTGGGCTCCTTTGCTCCGAATATGCAGGAGATGTCTCCGGAGGTGCTTAGCAGAGCCGCTAAAATATATTTCGATTCCAAAGAGGCTGTTCTTTCAGAGGCAGGAGATATATTGATTCCATTAAAAGATGGGATAATTACGGAGAGTGATTTTACCGGGGATTTGGGCGATGTGATTCTTGGAAATGTGACAGGCCGGGAAAACGACGAAGAGATTATTGTTTACAAAACGGTAGGCATTGGAGCACAGGATCTGGTGACATCCAAACGCATATATGATAAGGCCATAACCAATAATATTGGTACGGTCTGGGAATAA
- a CDS encoding proline racemase family protein, which yields MAIQLEPVIAKEHFEYQITCIDSHTQGEALRLAVNGIPHLSGKDMIEKRKYFQDHYDFIRTALMDEPRGHRDMFGAILTEPVHEEADYGIFFLTPDGYIDMCGHGTIAAATDLVETGLVKKVEPYTDIRFDTGAGIVTAKVKIVNGRAAEVRLNNVPAFVFKENLTTVVDGKEYQYDLAFGGDFFTMVDARQVGLEINVSNYSTYADLGVKMLEAVNREVEIKHPTADIEGSIVCEFYDSTKTDHSDMKNIVIFGDYQADRSPCGTGTSAKMAVLHKRGEFEIGESLINESFIGSIFKGELVGETKVGEFEAVLPVITGTANVVGVATFLIDPEDRLKYGFHIGK from the coding sequence ATGGCAATTCAATTAGAGCCTGTTATTGCAAAGGAACACTTTGAATATCAGATCACATGCATTGATTCACATACGCAAGGGGAAGCGCTGCGGCTGGCGGTCAATGGAATTCCTCATCTGTCAGGCAAAGATATGATAGAGAAAAGAAAGTATTTTCAGGATCATTATGATTTTATCAGAACAGCGCTGATGGATGAACCACGAGGTCATAGGGATATGTTTGGCGCAATATTAACAGAGCCTGTGCATGAAGAAGCCGACTATGGCATTTTCTTTCTGACGCCAGACGGATACATCGATATGTGCGGTCATGGGACAATTGCGGCTGCTACAGATCTGGTTGAGACAGGATTGGTGAAAAAAGTAGAACCATATACGGACATACGTTTTGACACAGGGGCAGGGATTGTCACTGCAAAGGTTAAAATTGTGAATGGCCGTGCAGCGGAGGTACGGTTAAACAATGTTCCTGCGTTTGTATTTAAGGAAAATCTGACTACAGTGGTTGACGGAAAAGAATATCAGTACGACCTTGCGTTTGGAGGAGATTTCTTTACGATGGTAGATGCCAGGCAGGTAGGGCTGGAGATTAATGTATCGAATTATAGCACATATGCTGATTTGGGAGTCAAGATGCTGGAAGCAGTAAATAGAGAAGTTGAGATCAAGCATCCGACTGCTGATATTGAAGGGAGCATTGTTTGCGAATTCTATGATTCTACAAAAACAGATCATTCAGATATGAAGAATATCGTCATCTTCGGCGATTATCAGGCAGACAGATCGCCATGCGGTACAGGAACAAGCGCAAAAATGGCTGTACTTCATAAACGAGGAGAATTTGAGATTGGCGAATCCCTTATAAATGAAAGTTTTATAGGAAGCATATTCAAAGGCGAGCTTGTTGGAGAGACAAAAGTAGGCGAGTTTGAGGCCGTCCTTCCGGTAATCACCGGTACGGCGAATGTTGTAGGTGTTGCTACATTCCTCATAGACCCCGAAGATCGCTTAAAATACGGATTCCACATCGGGAAATAG
- the ilvD gene encoding dihydroxy-acid dehydratase — MYDENRPYWNGVNATHMRMMLKTCGYCDKDIKKKPHIGVANAYNSAAPGHAHLRQLAEQVKQGIWAAGGIPVEFGIPSTCGEYSNGNETLKYEQAGRDVVCMSIEFVTNVHQFDGLIILATCDLIISGAYLAAMRLDIPTIVVTGGSMRAGSYKDQSRLTASALDCAVRAGAPEDELSALEGYVCPTFGACPTMGTACTMQMLGEVLNLVMPGTSIIPADDNMKLRKSTEAGAYIVELVKKDIRPSQLITKETLLNAIIFDTAVAGSTNAILHILTYAYELGVTITLDDFAKYAKEIPLLLNVIPSGPYTVYECHYAGGVPAIMKMLQSRLYTSGKMLTGITWGEFLDRLEEEPNDIIHSLDNPCSTIPGLQVLYGNLSPNGAIVRPTGVPEEMMVFSGKAKVYECDQDACAAVERNEVVPGDVIVIRYEGCVGAPGMKEVMLTTDILVGKGLHKSIGLVTDARFSGFNYGGIIGHVSPEAYLGGPIAIVKDGDEIFVDIEKGVVELKLSEEEINQRLSVWKRPPMKEEKGMLNIYAHTCRPPEEGGAMQTWERGASGTRCKRT, encoded by the coding sequence ATGTATGATGAGAATAGACCCTATTGGAATGGCGTAAACGCCACCCATATGCGGATGATGCTGAAAACTTGCGGCTACTGCGATAAGGATATTAAGAAGAAACCCCATATCGGAGTGGCAAATGCTTACAACTCGGCTGCTCCGGGACATGCACATTTAAGACAGCTGGCGGAACAGGTGAAACAAGGAATTTGGGCAGCTGGCGGAATTCCGGTTGAATTTGGAATTCCGTCTACCTGCGGCGAATATTCAAATGGAAATGAGACATTAAAATATGAGCAGGCAGGTAGAGATGTTGTATGCATGTCAATTGAATTTGTTACAAATGTGCATCAGTTTGATGGACTTATCATTCTTGCAACATGTGATTTGATTATTTCTGGCGCCTATCTTGCCGCGATGCGGCTGGATATCCCAACGATTGTGGTCACCGGCGGCTCAATGCGTGCTGGAAGCTATAAAGACCAAAGCCGTCTGACTGCGTCTGCATTAGACTGTGCAGTCAGGGCAGGGGCGCCGGAAGACGAACTGTCTGCGCTGGAAGGCTACGTATGCCCGACATTTGGCGCATGCCCTACTATGGGGACTGCCTGTACGATGCAGATGCTGGGCGAAGTACTGAATCTGGTAATGCCGGGAACTTCCATTATTCCCGCAGACGACAATATGAAATTAAGAAAATCTACCGAAGCGGGCGCATACATCGTAGAACTGGTTAAAAAGGATATCAGGCCTTCGCAATTAATAACGAAAGAAACTCTTTTAAACGCGATCATATTTGACACGGCTGTTGCAGGCTCTACAAATGCCATTTTACATATTCTTACCTATGCATATGAACTAGGCGTTACTATAACATTGGACGATTTCGCAAAATATGCGAAGGAAATACCGCTTTTGCTTAATGTAATTCCAAGCGGCCCGTATACGGTATATGAATGCCATTATGCCGGCGGCGTTCCTGCAATAATGAAGATGCTGCAAAGCAGGCTATATACTTCCGGAAAGATGCTTACGGGAATCACCTGGGGAGAATTCCTGGACAGGCTGGAAGAAGAGCCTAACGATATAATCCACTCATTAGACAACCCATGTTCAACGATTCCTGGACTTCAGGTATTATATGGTAATCTCTCGCCGAACGGAGCAATTGTGCGGCCTACCGGCGTTCCAGAAGAAATGATGGTCTTTTCCGGAAAAGCGAAAGTATATGAATGCGATCAGGATGCCTGTGCGGCAGTGGAACGTAACGAGGTGGTACCTGGAGATGTCATTGTGATTCGTTATGAAGGCTGCGTGGGTGCTCCTGGGATGAAAGAAGTCATGCTGACTACAGATATTCTGGTGGGAAAAGGTCTGCATAAGAGTATCGGCCTGGTTACAGATGCACGATTTTCTGGCTTCAATTATGGCGGGATTATTGGCCACGTCTCACCGGAGGCATATTTGGGAGGACCGATTGCAATTGTAAAAGACGGGGACGAGATATTTGTAGATATCGAAAAAGGGGTGGTTGAATTAAAACTGTCTGAAGAAGAGATTAACCAAAGACTTTCAGTTTGGAAACGCCCTCCTATGAAAGAAGAAAAGGGAATGCTTAACATTTACGCGCATACGTGCCGTCCGCCGGAAGAAGGCGGCGCCATGCAGACATGGGAACGTGGCGCCAGTGGCACAAGATGTAAAAGAACATAG
- a CDS encoding sulfite exporter TauE/SafE family protein: MIVTVIKGIFLVYGGTEAVGLVHGMIKHREKGVTPFQYAVYYLVGFIANFFDVLGIGSLAPTLATYKLTKTVDDDLIPGTLVIGCAIPVILEALLFLTKVEVEILTLVGMYGCGIIGALIGGKVATKLPVKALRITMGVGLLSAGALMMMSKFGLMPLGGNAIGLHGIKLVIACIGSFILAALLTVGIGNYAPTMVMVYMLGMNPAVAFPIMMGLGALGVCNGSFPYFASNRYHHHAAFAFTAAGVVGVLIAVYLVTSLPLSVLQWLVILVAFYTGITMLKQAFARENVAKANVG, from the coding sequence ATGATAGTAACAGTTATCAAAGGTATTTTTTTAGTATATGGCGGCACCGAGGCGGTCGGACTTGTTCATGGCATGATTAAGCACCGGGAAAAAGGCGTTACGCCGTTTCAATATGCAGTATATTATCTGGTGGGATTTATAGCAAACTTTTTTGACGTCTTGGGAATTGGCAGTCTGGCGCCGACGCTTGCTACCTACAAATTGACGAAAACCGTAGATGATGATCTGATTCCGGGAACGCTGGTTATCGGCTGTGCAATTCCCGTTATACTAGAGGCGCTCTTGTTTCTTACAAAAGTTGAAGTCGAGATACTGACTCTGGTCGGCATGTATGGCTGTGGAATTATAGGCGCGCTGATTGGTGGAAAGGTCGCCACAAAATTGCCTGTTAAGGCTCTGCGGATTACAATGGGAGTAGGACTTTTGAGCGCTGGAGCGTTGATGATGATGAGCAAATTCGGCTTGATGCCTCTTGGAGGCAACGCAATCGGGCTTCATGGAATAAAACTTGTGATCGCATGCATTGGCTCATTCATATTAGCCGCGCTGTTGACGGTTGGGATTGGAAACTATGCGCCTACAATGGTCATGGTATATATGCTTGGAATGAATCCAGCTGTTGCGTTCCCGATCATGATGGGACTAGGAGCACTGGGAGTATGCAATGGCTCATTTCCATACTTTGCGTCTAACAGGTATCACCATCATGCGGCGTTTGCATTTACTGCCGCAGGCGTTGTCGGAGTTTTGATTGCGGTATATCTGGTAACCTCGCTGCCGTTATCCGTGCTGCAATGGCTGGTTATCCTGGTTGCTTTTTATACTGGCATAACCATGCTCAAACAGGCTTTTGCCAGGGAGAATGTGGCAAAAGCCAACGTAGGTTAA